Proteins encoded in a region of the Melospiza georgiana isolate bMelGeo1 chromosome 2, bMelGeo1.pri, whole genome shotgun sequence genome:
- the DPT gene encoding dermatopontin gives MDIFLLCVFLPLVTVAWGQYSDYYYGPYNYGDNDEWVNVYRQGFNFQCPHGQVIVAVRSVFSKKEGSDRLWNYACMPASQSLGEPTECWWEEINRAGTEWYQTCSNNGLVAGFQSQYFPSVLDREWQFYCCRYSRRCPYSCWLTTEYPGHYGEDMDMMMYTYDYYIRGATTTFSAVHRDRQWKFIVCRMTDYDCPFQNV, from the exons ATGgacattttccttctctgtgtgtTCCTGCCTCTGGTGACTGTGGCATGGGGCCAGTACAGTGACTATTACTATGGTCCCTATAATTATGGAGATAATGATGAATGGGTCAATGTGTACCGGCAAGGTTTCAACTTTCAGTGCCCGCATGGGCAGGTGATCGTGGCCGTCAGAAGTGTCTTCAGCAAGAAGGAAGGCTCTGACAGACTGTGGAACTATGCCTGCATGCCAGCATCCCAGAGCCTCGGTGAGCCGACAGAGTGCTGGTGGGAAGAGATCAACAGGGCGGGAACCGAATG GTATCAAACCTGCTCAAACAATGGGCTGGTGGCTGGTTTCCAGAGTCAGTATTTTCCTTCGGTGCTGGACCGTGAATGGCAATTTTACTGCTGCCGCTATAGCCGGAGGTGCCCATATTCCTGCTG GTTAACAACAGAATATCCAGGACACTATGGAGAAGATATGGACATGATGATGTACACTTATGACTATTACATCCGTGGGGCAACCACAActttctctgctgtgcacag GGATCGTCAGTGGAAATTTATTGTCTGCAGGATGACAGACTATGACTGCCCATTTCAGAATGTTTAA